One genomic window of Halovivax cerinus includes the following:
- a CDS encoding HalOD1 output domain-containing protein yields MQTEITRNSDTSELTYDEANDRFEVEYDPEGSATLLTTIVHGLTAVVDVDVSQGEFSLYDSVDPDALERIFSPKADGEERTGGHVAFTALECEVYVYANGEIYIYPPPQVERPN; encoded by the coding sequence ATGCAAACCGAAATTACCCGTAACTCCGATACGAGCGAGCTCACGTACGACGAGGCGAACGACCGCTTCGAGGTCGAGTACGATCCCGAGGGGAGCGCGACGCTTCTCACCACGATCGTCCACGGACTGACGGCGGTCGTCGACGTCGACGTCTCGCAGGGCGAGTTCTCCCTCTACGACAGCGTCGACCCCGACGCCCTCGAACGCATCTTCAGCCCGAAGGCCGACGGCGAGGAACGCACAGGCGGGCACGTGGCCTTTACCGCCCTCGAGTGCGAGGTCTACGTCTACGCGAACGGCGAGATCTACATCTACCCGCCGCCGCAGGTCGAACGGCCGAACTGA
- a CDS encoding thiamine-binding protein — translation MTVIGFLSTAPATDESMAEDVAGAIEAIDDTGLTYETGPMGTTIEADSIGELLDAVEAAHESIDADRVSTFLKVDDKRTSDESASEKVAAVEEHLGRDARSQDQ, via the coding sequence ATGACCGTCATCGGATTTCTCAGTACCGCGCCCGCGACCGACGAGAGCATGGCCGAGGACGTGGCGGGAGCGATCGAGGCGATCGACGACACCGGGCTGACCTACGAGACGGGACCGATGGGAACGACGATCGAGGCCGACTCGATTGGTGAGTTGCTCGACGCGGTCGAGGCCGCTCACGAGTCGATCGACGCCGATCGCGTCAGCACGTTTCTCAAGGTCGACGACAAGCGGACGAGCGACGAATCCGCGAGTGAGAAAGTGGCCGCCGTCGAGGAACACCTCGGTCGCGACGCACGGAGCCAGGACCAGTAA
- a CDS encoding alpha/beta hydrolase family protein: MTELPLDAYYDLTELTEVAISPSGHRVAFVATEYDQSTDEAVSSLFVVPTDGTREPHRLTQFGSASEPAWGPDGDRLAFLGSRDVPAERRVGWQDRPAEADGDDECEDGGTEDTGADNTNSTDDGKGDESDEPTQQVWLFDLTMGGDPRQVTDRQEGVQEFDWSPDGDRLVIGARDPTDPEREYIAQRQAGGPIETTRLQHKLDGVGWTDDVTSYLFVVDLADGSTERLDDAYAAGAFADLFGLEPAWGPTGKIAFSSCRQERPDDTMQRDVFTIEPDGAECTCVTDGEYANAQPNWREDGSLSFFRSHPEDTYVPSDAVLFDGESITTLTGNLDRTIARTASQQWVDETLYTLVGDDSRTRLVRATAAEGATRCFSAQGAGRALTHVDVADDGETAAIVFSDPRDGLDLYAIDVSDLSDPEKTGDDYGVEPESLVRLTDLNAALREEFSMPEVRRIEWESDGWTIDGICYHDSDVDPESGDHPLVVAIHGGPLSYDEPVFSFAHAALTSRGYVVLRPNYRGGTSRGEAFAAELYGEWGTTEVEDVVAGVDTLVDRGWVDPDRVFGYGFSYGGISQGYLVTRTDIFTAAAPEHGIYDLMSSYGTADSHTWFEAEFGLPWEEPDAYDEASALRDVGDLDTPLLITAGGQDWRCPPTQSEQLYVAARKQGVDAKLIVYPDEHHNVGDPDRAIHRLTEVLEWYEKHDPAAEPSAADE, encoded by the coding sequence ATGACCGAACTACCGCTCGATGCCTACTACGACCTGACCGAACTCACCGAGGTGGCTATCTCGCCGTCCGGCCATCGGGTCGCGTTCGTCGCGACGGAGTACGACCAGTCGACGGACGAGGCGGTCTCCTCGCTGTTCGTCGTCCCCACCGACGGGACGCGAGAACCACACCGGCTCACGCAGTTCGGATCCGCCTCCGAACCCGCCTGGGGACCGGACGGCGATCGGCTGGCGTTTCTCGGCAGCCGGGACGTACCCGCCGAGCGCCGCGTCGGGTGGCAGGACCGGCCGGCGGAAGCCGATGGAGACGACGAATGCGAGGACGGGGGTACCGAGGACACCGGCGCCGACAACACGAACTCGACCGACGACGGGAAGGGGGACGAGTCCGACGAACCAACCCAGCAGGTCTGGTTGTTCGATCTCACGATGGGTGGCGACCCGCGACAGGTCACCGACCGCCAGGAGGGCGTCCAGGAGTTCGACTGGTCGCCCGACGGCGACCGACTCGTGATCGGGGCTCGTGACCCGACAGATCCGGAACGCGAGTACATAGCGCAGCGACAGGCGGGCGGACCGATCGAGACCACCCGCCTCCAGCACAAACTCGACGGCGTCGGCTGGACGGACGACGTGACGTCGTACCTCTTCGTCGTCGACCTCGCGGACGGGAGTACAGAACGCCTCGACGACGCGTACGCAGCCGGCGCGTTCGCCGATCTATTTGGTCTCGAACCCGCCTGGGGACCGACCGGGAAAATCGCGTTCTCGTCGTGCCGACAGGAGCGCCCGGACGACACGATGCAGCGTGACGTCTTCACGATCGAACCCGACGGCGCCGAGTGCACCTGCGTCACCGACGGCGAATACGCGAACGCGCAACCGAACTGGCGCGAGGACGGCTCCCTCTCGTTCTTCCGGAGTCACCCGGAGGATACGTACGTACCGAGCGACGCCGTCCTGTTCGACGGGGAGTCGATCACCACGCTGACCGGAAACCTGGACCGGACGATCGCCCGGACGGCGAGCCAGCAGTGGGTCGACGAGACGCTGTACACGCTGGTCGGCGACGATTCGCGAACACGACTCGTCCGGGCGACGGCTGCCGAAGGGGCCACCCGATGTTTCAGCGCGCAGGGGGCGGGTCGTGCGCTGACGCACGTCGACGTGGCGGACGACGGCGAAACCGCTGCGATCGTCTTCTCCGACCCGCGGGACGGTCTGGATCTGTACGCGATCGACGTCTCGGACCTCTCCGACCCGGAGAAAACCGGCGATGACTACGGTGTCGAACCGGAATCTCTCGTTCGACTCACCGACCTCAACGCCGCCCTCCGCGAGGAGTTCTCTATGCCGGAGGTGCGTCGCATCGAGTGGGAGTCGGACGGCTGGACGATCGACGGCATCTGCTATCACGATTCCGACGTCGACCCGGAATCGGGGGACCACCCGCTCGTCGTCGCGATTCATGGCGGGCCGCTGTCGTACGACGAACCGGTTTTCAGCTTTGCCCACGCGGCGTTGACGAGTCGGGGGTACGTCGTCCTCCGGCCGAACTACCGTGGCGGGACCTCGCGGGGCGAAGCGTTCGCAGCCGAACTCTACGGAGAGTGGGGAACGACTGAGGTCGAAGACGTCGTCGCCGGCGTCGACACACTGGTGGATCGCGGCTGGGTCGACCCGGACCGCGTCTTCGGCTACGGTTTCTCCTACGGGGGTATCTCGCAGGGGTATCTCGTCACGCGGACTGACATATTTACCGCCGCTGCGCCGGAGCACGGCATCTACGATCTGATGTCGTCGTACGGGACGGCGGACAGTCACACCTGGTTCGAAGCGGAGTTCGGACTCCCGTGGGAGGAGCCGGACGCCTACGACGAGGCGTCCGCGTTGCGGGACGTTGGCGACCTCGACACGCCGCTTCTCATCACCGCGGGCGGGCAGGACTGGCGGTGCCCGCCGACACAGTCGGAACAGCTCTACGTCGCCGCGCGCAAGCAGGGCGTCGACGCGAAACTGATCGTCTACCCCGATGAACACCACAACGTCGGCGATCCGGACCGGGCGATTCACCGCCTCACCGAGGTGCTCGAGTGGTACGAGAAACACGACCCGGCTGCCGAGCCATCCGCCGCCGACGAGTGA
- the dph5 gene encoding diphthine synthase, producing the protein MLTFVGLGLYDERSITVEGREAIRGADRVFLERYTSELIGTTVADLADHHDVEIEVRDRAGVEQDPAPILDAAATGDAVFCTPGDTMIATTHVDLRLRAADRGIDTRVVHGVTAQTAASGLTGLQNYRFGPSTTLPFPWAHGADGLPASVTNTIDDNRERGLHTLVFLDIKAAEGEYMSADVAAELLSSTYPDLGAVVVARAGSPDPLVEGGALRDLAERDFGEPLHLLVIPGECHLLEADALETLAGVQRDALDVA; encoded by the coding sequence ATGCTCACATTCGTCGGCCTCGGCCTCTACGACGAGCGCTCGATCACCGTCGAGGGACGCGAGGCGATCCGCGGCGCCGACCGTGTCTTCCTCGAACGGTACACCAGCGAACTGATCGGGACGACCGTCGCGGACCTCGCCGATCACCACGATGTCGAGATCGAGGTCCGCGACCGCGCAGGTGTCGAGCAGGACCCGGCGCCCATCCTCGACGCGGCCGCCACCGGCGACGCAGTCTTCTGCACTCCCGGCGACACCATGATCGCGACGACGCACGTCGACCTTCGGCTGCGGGCGGCCGACCGCGGAATCGACACGCGAGTCGTCCACGGCGTGACCGCCCAGACCGCCGCGAGCGGGCTCACCGGATTGCAGAACTACCGGTTCGGCCCCTCGACGACGCTCCCGTTCCCCTGGGCGCACGGGGCCGACGGCCTCCCGGCGAGCGTCACGAACACGATCGACGACAACCGCGAGCGCGGCCTCCACACGCTGGTCTTCCTCGACATCAAGGCGGCGGAGGGCGAGTACATGTCCGCGGACGTCGCCGCCGAGCTCCTGTCGTCGACGTACCCGGATCTCGGCGCCGTGGTGGTCGCGCGCGCCGGCTCTCCCGATCCACTCGTCGAGGGCGGAGCGCTTCGCGACCTCGCCGAGCGCGACTTCGGCGAGCCGCTCCACCTGCTCGTGATCCCTGGCGAGTGTCACCTTCTCGAAGCCGACGCGCTGGAGACGCTCGCGGGCGTCCAGCGGGACGCGCTCGACGTCGCCTGA
- a CDS encoding MFS transporter — translation MALSANDRAIAGFAMTGHGLVHWFETSVPIFLVVWLAEFDVSNVLVGLVVALGYAPFGIGALPAGILADRFGPKTLVVACLAGMSASFVILGLTGSLAGVAVGLVCWGAAASIYHPAGLSLISTGVEQRGRVFAWHGMAGNAGIALGPFVAATLMAVGLPWQRAALVLAVPGVLAAIYGLTADFDSTAAVDDETDADADEVLSLGDLLTDSRTLFASAFALVFVIVTFEGLFYRGMLTYLPEILHGSDALAGFDPGQTLRGIEPGDYIYVGLLVVGIVGQYVGGRLTDRITPARGLLSFFAVLAVLALAYVPVLSLGGGGPTALGAVIALSAIFGFTLFAIQPFYQEAVAVYTPPESRGLSYGYTYLGEFGLGAVSIAIGGVVLDISTPTFLATMAGFAVVGAGLSVVLAVGLDTILGGGSASSPASANE, via the coding sequence ATGGCACTCTCCGCAAACGACCGCGCCATCGCCGGATTCGCGATGACGGGTCACGGACTCGTCCACTGGTTCGAGACGTCTGTTCCGATCTTCCTGGTCGTCTGGCTCGCGGAGTTCGACGTCTCGAACGTGCTCGTCGGCCTCGTCGTCGCGCTCGGTTACGCCCCGTTCGGGATCGGTGCGCTCCCGGCGGGCATCCTCGCCGATCGATTCGGGCCGAAGACACTCGTCGTCGCCTGCCTGGCGGGGATGAGCGCGTCGTTCGTGATCCTCGGCCTCACCGGTTCGCTCGCCGGCGTGGCGGTCGGCCTCGTCTGCTGGGGCGCCGCGGCCAGCATCTATCACCCCGCGGGCCTCTCACTCATCAGCACCGGCGTCGAGCAACGTGGTCGCGTCTTCGCCTGGCACGGCATGGCCGGGAACGCGGGCATCGCGCTCGGCCCGTTCGTCGCCGCGACGCTCATGGCGGTCGGACTTCCCTGGCAACGTGCCGCGCTCGTCCTCGCGGTTCCGGGCGTCCTCGCGGCGATCTACGGACTCACCGCGGACTTCGACTCCACCGCCGCGGTCGACGACGAGACGGACGCTGACGCCGACGAGGTACTCTCGCTCGGGGACTTGCTGACCGACTCCAGAACGCTCTTCGCGAGCGCGTTCGCCCTCGTGTTCGTCATCGTCACGTTCGAAGGGCTGTTCTACCGGGGGATGTTGACCTACCTTCCGGAGATCCTGCACGGATCCGACGCCCTCGCCGGGTTCGATCCCGGACAGACGCTCCGCGGGATCGAACCAGGTGACTACATCTACGTTGGGTTACTCGTCGTCGGTATCGTCGGCCAGTACGTCGGCGGTCGACTCACCGATCGCATCACGCCAGCGCGCGGCTTGCTCTCCTTCTTCGCCGTGCTTGCCGTCCTCGCGCTCGCGTACGTTCCGGTTCTCTCGCTCGGCGGCGGTGGTCCCACCGCCCTAGGGGCCGTGATCGCCCTCAGCGCCATCTTCGGATTCACCCTGTTCGCGATCCAGCCCTTCTACCAGGAGGCCGTCGCCGTCTACACGCCACCGGAGTCGCGCGGACTCTCCTACGGCTACACCTACCTCGGCGAGTTCGGCCTCGGTGCTGTCTCGATCGCGATCGGTGGCGTCGTCCTCGATATCTCGACGCCGACGTTCCTCGCGACGATGGCCGGGTTCGCAGTCGTCGGGGCCGGTCTGTCGGTGGTACTCGCCGTCGGCCTGGATACGATCCTGGGCGGCGGTTCTGCGAGCAGTCCCGCGTCGGCCAACGAGTGA